In Sander lucioperca isolate FBNREF2018 chromosome 21, SLUC_FBN_1.2, whole genome shotgun sequence, the following proteins share a genomic window:
- the LOC116063943 gene encoding SH3 and cysteine-rich domain-containing protein 2-like isoform X2, protein MMTENNEMESNSQLQRCPSTMSIQPMSSKLQKLKRSLSFKTLMRSKSVENFFQRSYSDARLPEDFITDLPPPSPPLLPGSPLVGDRSPSISPSLSPNPSISSHSPSLSLSPSLPIKPPRPQITHSFQDHVFRKPTNCQHCKHMIVGNSKQALRCKTCKMAAHLWCTSELSQQLCHGKSGAFKRNFSSPMLVNDQLSVVKEVKPSQEAARMRVDPVYAALRYGTSLAQMSRSSFGSLSESPTRSLGEGGEEMQQRQCSMEEDITQETGDTPVPDIEIEEEGESGSQAQTSAEDETPAEDETPAEESSVMVPKRIEVHSIHTYVALYKFLPQEQNDLELQMKMSPPSAEDRARAPLRTTNYKLEAHHCPLYRASD, encoded by the exons ctccAGAAACTAAAACGCTCGCTGTCCTTCAAGACCCTCATGCGCAGCAAAAGTGTGGAGAACTTCTTCCAAAGGTCCTACAGCGACGCTCGCCTGCCTGAAGATTTCATCACTGACCTGCCGCCTCCTTCTCCTCCACTGCTGCCTGGCTCTCCTCTCGTTGGCGACCGCTCACCATCCATTTCACCATCTCTCAGCCCCAACCCCTCCATCTCCTCCCACTCCCCCTCTCTTAGCCTTTCCCCATCTTTGCCCATCAAGCCGCCCCGACCACAGATTACCCACTCTTTCCAGGACCATGTCTTTCGCAAGCCCACCAACTGCCAGCACTGCAAGCACATGATAGTGG GAAACTCCAAACAGGCCCTGCGGTGTAAAACATGTAAGATGGCTGCTCACCTGTGGTGCACCTCAGAACTATCGCAGCAGCTGTGTCATGGGAAG TCTGGAGCGTTCAAGCGAAACTTCAGCTCGCCGATGCTCGTCAATGACCAATTGTCTGTCGTCAAGGAAGTTAAACCAAGCCAAG AGGCTGCGCGGATGCGTGTAGACCCCGTGTATGCCGCCTTGCGCTACGGGACGTCCTTGGCACAGATGAGCCGCTCCAGTTTTGGCAGTTTGTCAGAGTCACCAACACGCAGCCTG GGGGAGGGAGGTGAGGAGATGCAgcagagacagtgcagcatggaGGAAGACATAACTCAGGAGACAGGGG ACACCCCTGTCCCCGACATTGAGATCGAGGAGGAAGGCGAGAGCGGCAGCCAGGCTCAGACTTCAGCAGAAGATGAGACTCCAGCAGAAGATGAGACTCCTGCAGAGGAGAGCAGTGTGATG GTGCCCAAGCGCATTGAAGTTCACTCCATCCACACCTATGTAGCGCTCTACAAGTTTCTGCCTCAGGAACAGAATGACCTGGAACTTCA GATGAAAATGTCCCCACCATCTGCAGAGGACAGAGCCAGGGCACCCTTAAGGACGACTAATTATAAACTGGAAGCCCATCACTGTCCCCTTTACAGAGCTAGCGACTGA
- the LOC116063943 gene encoding SH3 and cysteine-rich domain-containing protein 2-like isoform X1, protein MMTENNEMESNSQLQRCPSTMSIQPMSSKLQKLKRSLSFKTLMRSKSVENFFQRSYSDARLPEDFITDLPPPSPPLLPGSPLVGDRSPSISPSLSPNPSISSHSPSLSLSPSLPIKPPRPQITHSFQDHVFRKPTNCQHCKHMIVGNSKQALRCKTCKMAAHLWCTSELSQQLCHGKSGAFKRNFSSPMLVNDQLSVVKEVKPSQEAARMRVDPVYAALRYGTSLAQMSRSSFGSLSESPTRSLGEGGEEMQQRQCSMEEDITQETGDTPVPDIEIEEEGESGSQAQTSAEDETPAEDETPAEESSVMVPKRIEVHSIHTYVALYKFLPQEQNDLELHPGDRVQVTDDSNEEWWKGKSGDKVGFFPSNFVQRVRPGERVWRVVQGLPGNRERGHMAVKESQICVGKREDGEVFLRLSSGKKRGLVPADSIEEI, encoded by the exons ctccAGAAACTAAAACGCTCGCTGTCCTTCAAGACCCTCATGCGCAGCAAAAGTGTGGAGAACTTCTTCCAAAGGTCCTACAGCGACGCTCGCCTGCCTGAAGATTTCATCACTGACCTGCCGCCTCCTTCTCCTCCACTGCTGCCTGGCTCTCCTCTCGTTGGCGACCGCTCACCATCCATTTCACCATCTCTCAGCCCCAACCCCTCCATCTCCTCCCACTCCCCCTCTCTTAGCCTTTCCCCATCTTTGCCCATCAAGCCGCCCCGACCACAGATTACCCACTCTTTCCAGGACCATGTCTTTCGCAAGCCCACCAACTGCCAGCACTGCAAGCACATGATAGTGG GAAACTCCAAACAGGCCCTGCGGTGTAAAACATGTAAGATGGCTGCTCACCTGTGGTGCACCTCAGAACTATCGCAGCAGCTGTGTCATGGGAAG TCTGGAGCGTTCAAGCGAAACTTCAGCTCGCCGATGCTCGTCAATGACCAATTGTCTGTCGTCAAGGAAGTTAAACCAAGCCAAG AGGCTGCGCGGATGCGTGTAGACCCCGTGTATGCCGCCTTGCGCTACGGGACGTCCTTGGCACAGATGAGCCGCTCCAGTTTTGGCAGTTTGTCAGAGTCACCAACACGCAGCCTG GGGGAGGGAGGTGAGGAGATGCAgcagagacagtgcagcatggaGGAAGACATAACTCAGGAGACAGGGG ACACCCCTGTCCCCGACATTGAGATCGAGGAGGAAGGCGAGAGCGGCAGCCAGGCTCAGACTTCAGCAGAAGATGAGACTCCAGCAGAAGATGAGACTCCTGCAGAGGAGAGCAGTGTGATG GTGCCCAAGCGCATTGAAGTTCACTCCATCCACACCTATGTAGCGCTCTACAAGTTTCTGCCTCAGGAACAGAATGACCTGGAACTTCA TCCCGGTGATCGTGTGCAGGTCACTGACGACTCTAACGAAGAGTGGTGGAAG gGCAAGAGTGGCGACAAAGTTGGCTTCTTCCCTTCCAACTTTGTGCAGAGGGTCCGGCCAGGAGAGAGAGTGTGGCGGGTTGTCCAGGGCCTTCCTGGCAACCGAGAGAGAGGACACATGGCCGTGAAGGAATCCCAG ATCTGTGTGGGGAAGCGAGAAGACGGCGAGGTGTTTCTGAGGCTGAGCAGCGGGAAGAAGAGAGGGCTGGTCCCTGCTGACTCCATAGAGGAGATCTGA
- the LOC116063943 gene encoding SH3 and cysteine-rich domain-containing protein 2-like isoform X3 gives MMTENNEMESNSQLQRCPSTMSIQPMSSKLQKLKRSLSFKTLMRSKSVENFFQRSYSDARLPEDFITDLPPPSPPLLPGSPLVGDRSPSISPSLSPNPSISSHSPSLSLSPSLPIKPPRPQITHSFQDHVFRKPTNCQHCKHMIVGNSKQALRCKTCKMAAHLWCTSELSQQLCHGKSGAFKRNFSSPMLVNDQLSVVKEVKPSQDTPVPDIEIEEEGESGSQAQTSAEDETPAEDETPAEESSVMVPKRIEVHSIHTYVALYKFLPQEQNDLELHPGDRVQVTDDSNEEWWKGKSGDKVGFFPSNFVQRVRPGERVWRVVQGLPGNRERGHMAVKESQICVGKREDGEVFLRLSSGKKRGLVPADSIEEI, from the exons ctccAGAAACTAAAACGCTCGCTGTCCTTCAAGACCCTCATGCGCAGCAAAAGTGTGGAGAACTTCTTCCAAAGGTCCTACAGCGACGCTCGCCTGCCTGAAGATTTCATCACTGACCTGCCGCCTCCTTCTCCTCCACTGCTGCCTGGCTCTCCTCTCGTTGGCGACCGCTCACCATCCATTTCACCATCTCTCAGCCCCAACCCCTCCATCTCCTCCCACTCCCCCTCTCTTAGCCTTTCCCCATCTTTGCCCATCAAGCCGCCCCGACCACAGATTACCCACTCTTTCCAGGACCATGTCTTTCGCAAGCCCACCAACTGCCAGCACTGCAAGCACATGATAGTGG GAAACTCCAAACAGGCCCTGCGGTGTAAAACATGTAAGATGGCTGCTCACCTGTGGTGCACCTCAGAACTATCGCAGCAGCTGTGTCATGGGAAG TCTGGAGCGTTCAAGCGAAACTTCAGCTCGCCGATGCTCGTCAATGACCAATTGTCTGTCGTCAAGGAAGTTAAACCAAGCCAAG ACACCCCTGTCCCCGACATTGAGATCGAGGAGGAAGGCGAGAGCGGCAGCCAGGCTCAGACTTCAGCAGAAGATGAGACTCCAGCAGAAGATGAGACTCCTGCAGAGGAGAGCAGTGTGATG GTGCCCAAGCGCATTGAAGTTCACTCCATCCACACCTATGTAGCGCTCTACAAGTTTCTGCCTCAGGAACAGAATGACCTGGAACTTCA TCCCGGTGATCGTGTGCAGGTCACTGACGACTCTAACGAAGAGTGGTGGAAG gGCAAGAGTGGCGACAAAGTTGGCTTCTTCCCTTCCAACTTTGTGCAGAGGGTCCGGCCAGGAGAGAGAGTGTGGCGGGTTGTCCAGGGCCTTCCTGGCAACCGAGAGAGAGGACACATGGCCGTGAAGGAATCCCAG ATCTGTGTGGGGAAGCGAGAAGACGGCGAGGTGTTTCTGAGGCTGAGCAGCGGGAAGAAGAGAGGGCTGGTCCCTGCTGACTCCATAGAGGAGATCTGA
- the si:dkey-208k4.2 gene encoding P43 5S RNA-binding protein: MNGVPNEKPIGGPRLRLFNCAHADCGATFTRQWRLKEHETVHTGARPCLCTIAGCSRRFSRKSHLSRHMLQHGGVKQFQCKFAGCTQSFFHAGKLKRHVLYAHGDKNKYFKCNQPNCSLTFKKRRQFKLHLKEHDVPIKSKCSKDGCSATFDSHIARKAHEKKHTGYRCPHANCQVLEHTWGKLQKHMAKHPATFTCQACKKVFKKADALRRHKRIHASHKPVLVCPRDKCQAYFSTTFNLQHHIRKVHLELLKYRCSFPDCPRMFAMRESMMRHLLRHDPSATTLKKRQRPKKSWQKRLDGHHLPLVEENLRGLFALRMRISRRAKVETNLAGLFNERKIPHYVDPEVNLRNLFGMKQPRPLEKPEVVPLKG; encoded by the exons ATGAATGGTGTGCCCAATGAGAAACCTATTGGCGGTCCACGGCTGCGGCTGTTCAACTGCGCCCACGCTGACTGTGGAGCGACTTTCACAAGACAGTGGAGACTGAAAGAGCACGAGACGGTGCACACCGGAGCG CGCCCGTGTCTCTGCACAATTGCCGGCTGTAGTCGTCGTTTCTCGAGAAAATCCCACCTGAGCCGCCACATGCTTCAGCACGGAGGGGTGAAGCAATTCCA ATGCAAATTCGCGGGCTGCACGCAGAGTTTCTTCCATGCAGGCAAGCTGAAAAGACACGTGCTCTACGCCCACGGAGACAAAAACAAGTATTTCAAG TGCAACCAGCCAAACTGCTCCTTGACCTTCAAAAAACGCAGACAGTTTAAACTGCACTTAAAGGAGCATGACGTGCCTATTAAGTCCAA GTGTTCGAAGGATGGATGCTCTGCCACGTTCGACTCCCATATCGCCCGCAAAGCCCATGAGAAGAAGCACACAG GTTACCGCTGCCCTCATGCCAACTGCCAGGTGTTAGAACATACCTGGGGGAAACTTCAGAAGCACATGGCCAAACATCCAG CCACATTCACATGCCAAGCGTGTAAGAAGGTGTTTAAGAAAGCGGATGCTCTGCGGAGGCACAAACGCATCCACGCTTCCCATAAGCCCGTGCTGGTTTGTCCCAGGGACAAGTGCCAGGCTTACTTCTCTACAACCTTTAACCTGCAACACCACATCCGCAAGGTGCACCTCGAGCTCCTCAAGTACAGATGCTCCTTCCCTGACTGCCCACGCATGTTTGCTATGCGG GAGAGTATGATGAGACACCTGCTTCGCCATGACCCAAGCGCCACCACTCTGAAG AAACGTCAGCGGCCTAAGAAGTCCTGGCAGAAGCGTTTGGATGGACACCATCTGCCCCTTGTGGAGGAAAACTTGCGTGGCCTCTTTGCCCTGCGAATGCGGATCTCCCGACGTGCCAAAGTGGAAACCAACCTTGCAGGCCTCTTCAATGAACGCAAGATCCCTCATTATGTTGACCCAGAAGTCAACCTGCGCAATCTGTTTGGTATGAAACAGCCTCGCCCATTGGAAAAGCCTGAGGTCGTACCActaaaaggttaa